The following proteins are co-located in the Amphiprion ocellaris isolate individual 3 ecotype Okinawa chromosome 7, ASM2253959v1, whole genome shotgun sequence genome:
- the igsf5b gene encoding immunoglobulin superfamily member 5 isoform X2, giving the protein MDILPLLVVLLSCRIEAVGAQMKLSPLTLTVLRGKEANFTCSPSNNKWTVMVWLLNGVATLTISNESGPLPTVNPNVTAVKSKDKNSWVFVLKKTERDNEGSVTCDLQGIDRKTASLFVQEKGSVTISGENRLAFKGQPVLFECRAAGWYPQPVLQWQVNGKMVNEAEYNISSEESGKSLFTVTSNLSVTAAKSSHVDCLASVSALTTPLNSSIRLTVVAEEVQEDDDCTFPVALVASLSALLLLALLCICTVLCYRQTRRAKANPQEAIRFDQSVYGRSPVAEATEGKVNLGYSSEGATDAAYSELIAAMRSQMDFVSFHKVPDVVSSSSLSLHSEGQAQVSLAEESSKNVRMITTV; this is encoded by the exons ATGGATATCCTTCCTTTGTTAGTCGTCCTCCTGTCGTGCAGGATTGAAG CTGTTGGGGCCCAGATGAAGCTGTCACCTTTGACCTTGACGGTCCTGCGAGGGAAAGAGGCCAATTTCACCTGCAGCCCCTCCAACAACAAGTGGACTGTTATGGTGTGGCTGCTGAACGGTGTTGCAACACTCACCATCTCCAATGAAAGCGGCCCCCTGCCCACCGTCAACCCAAATGTGACGGCCgtgaaaagcaaagacaaaaacagctgGGTGTTTGTGCTGAAGAAAACAGAGAGGGACAATGAGGGATCAGTCACCTGTGACCTACAGGGCATTGACAGGAAAACAGCAAGTCTGTTTGTGCAAG AAAAGGGCAGCGTGACAATCTCTGGGGAGAACAGGCTGGCGTTTAAGGGGCAGCCGGTCCTGTTTGAATGTCGAGCCGCAGGATGGTACCCTCAGCCCGTTCTACAATGGCAGGTTAATGGCAAAATG GTGAACGAAGCCGAATACAACATCAGCAGTGAAGAGTCGGGGAAGAGCCTCTTCACTGTGACCAGTAACCTCAGTGTGACGGCAGCAAAGAGTTCTCATGTGGATTGTCTGGCCTCTGTGTCTGCCCTCACCACACCACTGAACAGCAGCATCCGTCTAACAGTgg TTGCAGAGGAGGTGCAGGAAGACGATGACTGCACATTCCCAGTGGCGTTAGTCGCCTCCCTCTCTGCTCTTCTGCTGCTCGCCCTGCTCTGCATCTGCACTGTCCTCTGTTACAGACAAACGAGACGAGCAA aagcaAACCCACAGGAGGCAATAAG GTTTGACCAATCGGTGTATGGGAGAAGCCCGGTTGCTGAGGCAACAGAGGGGAAGGTCAACCTGGGATACTCCAGTGAAGGAGCCACAG ATGCAGCTTACAGTGAGCTAATCGCGGCAATGCGTAGCCAGATGGACTTTGTCAGCTTTCACAAG GTCCCTGATGTTGTGTCCTCCAGCAGCTTGTCTCTACACAGCGAGGGTCAAGCCCAGGTGTCTCTAGCAGAGGAAAGCTCCAAGAATGTCAGGATGATTACAACAGTTTGA
- the igsf5b gene encoding immunoglobulin superfamily member 5 isoform X4, translating into MDILPLLVVLLSCRIEAVGAQMKLSPLTLTVLRGKEANFTCSPSNNKWTVMVWLLNGVATLTISNESGPLPTVNPNVTAVKSKDKNSWVFVLKKTERDNEGSVTCDLQGIDRKTASLFVQEKGSVTISGENRLAFKGQPVLFECRAAGWYPQPVLQWQVNGKMVNEAEYNISSEESGKSLFTVTSNLSVTAAKSSHVDCLASVSALTTPLNSSIRLTVVAEEVQEDDDCTFPVALVASLSALLLLALLCICTVLCYRQTRRAKANPQEAIRFDQSVYGRSPVAEATEGKVNLGYSSEGATGP; encoded by the exons ATGGATATCCTTCCTTTGTTAGTCGTCCTCCTGTCGTGCAGGATTGAAG CTGTTGGGGCCCAGATGAAGCTGTCACCTTTGACCTTGACGGTCCTGCGAGGGAAAGAGGCCAATTTCACCTGCAGCCCCTCCAACAACAAGTGGACTGTTATGGTGTGGCTGCTGAACGGTGTTGCAACACTCACCATCTCCAATGAAAGCGGCCCCCTGCCCACCGTCAACCCAAATGTGACGGCCgtgaaaagcaaagacaaaaacagctgGGTGTTTGTGCTGAAGAAAACAGAGAGGGACAATGAGGGATCAGTCACCTGTGACCTACAGGGCATTGACAGGAAAACAGCAAGTCTGTTTGTGCAAG AAAAGGGCAGCGTGACAATCTCTGGGGAGAACAGGCTGGCGTTTAAGGGGCAGCCGGTCCTGTTTGAATGTCGAGCCGCAGGATGGTACCCTCAGCCCGTTCTACAATGGCAGGTTAATGGCAAAATG GTGAACGAAGCCGAATACAACATCAGCAGTGAAGAGTCGGGGAAGAGCCTCTTCACTGTGACCAGTAACCTCAGTGTGACGGCAGCAAAGAGTTCTCATGTGGATTGTCTGGCCTCTGTGTCTGCCCTCACCACACCACTGAACAGCAGCATCCGTCTAACAGTgg TTGCAGAGGAGGTGCAGGAAGACGATGACTGCACATTCCCAGTGGCGTTAGTCGCCTCCCTCTCTGCTCTTCTGCTGCTCGCCCTGCTCTGCATCTGCACTGTCCTCTGTTACAGACAAACGAGACGAGCAA aagcaAACCCACAGGAGGCAATAAG GTTTGACCAATCGGTGTATGGGAGAAGCCCGGTTGCTGAGGCAACAGAGGGGAAGGTCAACCTGGGATACTCCAGTGAAGGAGCCACAG GTCCCTGA
- the igsf5b gene encoding immunoglobulin superfamily member 5 isoform X3 — MDILPLLVVLLSCRIEAVGAQMKLSPLTLTVLRGKEANFTCSPSNNKWTVMVWLLNGVATLTISNESGPLPTVNPNVTAVKSKDKNSWVFVLKKTERDNEGSVTCDLQGIDRKTASLFVQEKGSVTISGENRLAFKGQPVLFECRAAGWYPQPVLQWQVNGKMVNEAEYNISSEESGKSLFTVTSNLSVTAAKSSHVDCLASVSALTTPLNSSIRLTVVAEEVQEDDDCTFPVALVASLSALLLLALLCICTVLCYRQTRRAKANPQEAIRFDQSVYGRSPVAEATEGKVNLGYSSEGATAARTVWSVSV; from the exons ATGGATATCCTTCCTTTGTTAGTCGTCCTCCTGTCGTGCAGGATTGAAG CTGTTGGGGCCCAGATGAAGCTGTCACCTTTGACCTTGACGGTCCTGCGAGGGAAAGAGGCCAATTTCACCTGCAGCCCCTCCAACAACAAGTGGACTGTTATGGTGTGGCTGCTGAACGGTGTTGCAACACTCACCATCTCCAATGAAAGCGGCCCCCTGCCCACCGTCAACCCAAATGTGACGGCCgtgaaaagcaaagacaaaaacagctgGGTGTTTGTGCTGAAGAAAACAGAGAGGGACAATGAGGGATCAGTCACCTGTGACCTACAGGGCATTGACAGGAAAACAGCAAGTCTGTTTGTGCAAG AAAAGGGCAGCGTGACAATCTCTGGGGAGAACAGGCTGGCGTTTAAGGGGCAGCCGGTCCTGTTTGAATGTCGAGCCGCAGGATGGTACCCTCAGCCCGTTCTACAATGGCAGGTTAATGGCAAAATG GTGAACGAAGCCGAATACAACATCAGCAGTGAAGAGTCGGGGAAGAGCCTCTTCACTGTGACCAGTAACCTCAGTGTGACGGCAGCAAAGAGTTCTCATGTGGATTGTCTGGCCTCTGTGTCTGCCCTCACCACACCACTGAACAGCAGCATCCGTCTAACAGTgg TTGCAGAGGAGGTGCAGGAAGACGATGACTGCACATTCCCAGTGGCGTTAGTCGCCTCCCTCTCTGCTCTTCTGCTGCTCGCCCTGCTCTGCATCTGCACTGTCCTCTGTTACAGACAAACGAGACGAGCAA aagcaAACCCACAGGAGGCAATAAG GTTTGACCAATCGGTGTATGGGAGAAGCCCGGTTGCTGAGGCAACAGAGGGGAAGGTCAACCTGGGATACTCCAGTGAAGGAGCCACAG